DNA from Arthrobacter sp. FW305-BF8:
ATGACAGTAGACGAAGCCAACCACGCCAACACTGTCGGAAGTTCCTGGCGGCGCGTGGTGAATCTTCTCGAACAGGACGACCGCGTCTCGCCGCGGCAACGCGGCTTTGTCATCCTCGCCCAGGCGCAGGGCCTCATCGGTTCCACCCTTCTCGTTGCCGTGCCCAACGAACTGACCAGGGAAGTGCTCCAGACCCAGGTCAAGGACGCGCTGGATGACGCGCTCCGGAACGTGTTCTCGGACGACATCCGCTGCGCTATCGACGTGGACACCGATCTGGTGCCCATCCACGAAGAGCCGGAACCCGCCGTCGAGCTTTCCCTCGCGAACGATCCGTCCGTCGAACAGAAGCCGCAGCCCATGCTGCCGAGCACCTCGCACGAGTTTGGCCGGCTCAACCCCAAGTACGTTTTCGACACCTTCGTGATCGGTTCCTCCAACAGGTTTGCCCACGCTGCAGCCGTCGCAGTGGCGGAAGCCCCGGCGAAGGCATACAACCCACTGTTCATCTACGGCGATTCAGGCCTGGGCAAGACCCACCTGCTGCACGCCATCGGCCACTACGCCCGGCGCCTCTACAGTGGCATCCGCGTCCGGTACGTCAACTCCGAGGAATTCACCAACGACTTCATCAACTCGATCCGTGACGATGAGGGCGCCAGCTTCAAGACGACATACCGCAACGTCGACGTCCTGCTGATCGACGACATCCAGTTCCTGGCCGGCAAGGACCGGACGCTGGAGGAGTTCTTCCACACGTTCAACTCGCTGCACAACAACAA
Protein-coding regions in this window:
- the dnaA gene encoding chromosomal replication initiator protein DnaA, whose product is MTVDEANHANTVGSSWRRVVNLLEQDDRVSPRQRGFVILAQAQGLIGSTLLVAVPNELTREVLQTQVKDALDDALRNVFSDDIRCAIDVDTDLVPIHEEPEPAVELSLANDPSVEQKPQPMLPSTSHEFGRLNPKYVFDTFVIGSSNRFAHAAAVAVAEAPAKAYNPLFIYGDSGLGKTHLLHAIGHYARRLYSGIRVRYVNSEEFTNDFINSIRDDEGASFKTTYRNVDVLLIDDIQFLAGKDRTLEEFFHTFNSLHNNNKQVVITSDQPPKLLAGFEDRMKSRFEWGLLTDIQPPELETRIAILRKKALSEGLSAPDDALEYIASKIASNIRELEGALIRVTAFASLNRQPVDVALAEMVLKDLITDDGAQEITSGQILQQTAEYFKLSMEELCSKSRTRTLVTARQIAMYLCRELTDMSLPKIGQELGGRDHTTVIHADRKIRELMAERRVIYNQVTELTNRIKQQQRDS